One genomic window of Bactrocera dorsalis isolate Fly_Bdor chromosome 4, ASM2337382v1, whole genome shotgun sequence includes the following:
- the LOC105232095 gene encoding sodium/potassium/calcium exchanger 4, translated as MMDENLTETSESRTFVKNSYVKSQNIRNRSKLCLQLRCCIYVGVILLFYTNFLWFDGGWRGREEKATPTVPPKQSQSTRQLLSLVSTSAIDLEHSQEDVSITEVHYNNRYQLKQNKLDERKPTTTEEVSVTPTYNASRAISLWNTDSAVTVRENCTAPAILEFPTDGLTRTERQHGWITVHILLALYCFWLLAVICDDYFLPAIELICQALQMRADVVGATFMAVATSSPELFMNCVGTFVTKGDIGIGTIVGSSVFNLLAVPACCGLFVGQCVRLDWWPVSRDCLMYCLAVIALICTLWDGKVMWYESLMLFLVYFIYMAVMYYNDNFARSARRLISHYRRKLRLVFSYREVSELTPLIRRQQTFNGITNYTLGTSFNSINNCASSNNLATFYIPDSSTQLYPSLEDIESCRTSVTQNDSCSWTLDSEPNFVNETDYNATDFADLPWQRGDASWLCFLLRWPITFLLYITVPDSRRHPQAKYLTFAASIIWIAVISYVVAYAITVIGDTLNIPDSVMGLTILSAGMSVPEAVSSIIVTKQGLGAMGISNAIGSNTFDILLCLSVPWFIKAYFLPNHPDEMWVAPNSNGLTYSVSFLLASVVCLFLTLLLNRFKLDRKVGLICAVLYVCFIVCAALIELNVFFPVNLPVCEH; from the exons ATGATGGACGAAaatttaacggaaacaagtgaAAGTCGAACTTTCGTAAAGAATTCATATGTGAAATCCCAAAATATACGAAACCGTTCTAAATTGTGCCTACAATTACGTTGTTGTATTTATGTTggtgtaattttattattttacaccAATTTTCTATGGTTTGATGGTGGCTGGCGTGGACGCGAGGAGAAAG CCACACCAACAGTGCCTCCCAAACAATCCCAATCAACTAGACAACTACTCAGTCTCGTGAGTACCAGCGCTATTGACTTGGAGCATTCACAAGAAGACGTGAGCATAACAGAAGTACATTACAACAATAGATATCAGTTAAAGCAAAACAAACTTGATGAGCgtaagccaacaacaacagaggAAGTAAGTGTAACCCCCACGTATAACGCTTCCCGCGCGATTTCATTGTGGAACACGGACAGCGCAGTCACGGTGAGAGAGAATTGCACTGCGCCGGCGATCTTGGAATTTCCCACAGACGGACTGACGCGCACAGAACGCCAACACGGCTGGATTACGGTGCATATTTTATTGGCGCTCTATTGCTTTTGGCTGTTGGCGGTAATCTGTGATGATTACTTTTTGCCCGCCATCGAGTTGATATGTCAAG CGCTACAGATGCGCGCCGATGTGGTCGGCGCCACTTTTATGGCAGTCGCCACTTCAAGTCCGGAACTCTTTATGAATTGCGTTGGTACATTCGTGACAAAGGGTGACATCGGCATTGGCACAATTGTGGGCTCGTCTGTATTTAATTTACTGGCTGTACCGGCGTGTTGTGGTCTCTTTGTGGGCCAATGCGTGCGTTTGGACTGGTGGCCGGTGAGTCGCGATTGTTTGATGTATTGCCTAGCTGTGATCGCGCTGATCTGCACACTCTGGGACGGCAAAGTGATGTGGTATGAATCGTTGATGCTCTTCTTGGTGTACTTCATCTATATGGCAG TGATGTACTACAACGATAATTTCGCACGCTCAGCACGTCGTCTGATCTCTCATTATCGCCGTAAACTGCGTTTGGTGTTTTCCTATCGTGAAGTTAGTGAGCTAACGCCACTTATTAGACGTCAGCAAACATTCAACGGCATTACCAATTATACATTAGGAACGTCTTTTAATAGCATTAATAACTGTGCTTCAAGCAATAATCTGGCAACATTTTATATACCCGATTCATCTACGCAACTCTATCCTAGTTTGGAGGATATCGAAAGTTGTCGCACGTCAGTGACACAAAATGACAGTTGCAGTTGGACGTTGGATTCCGAACCAAACTTTGTTAATGAAACTG ACTATAACGCAACAGATTTCGCTGATCTACCTTGGCAACGCGGTGATGCTTCGTGGCTGTGCTTCTTGCTCCGTTGGCCCatcacatttttgttgtacATAACGGTACCCGATAGTCGCAGACATCCGCAAgctaaatatttaacatttgctGCATCGATTATATGGATTGCTGTAATCTCATACGTGGTGGCCTATGCGATAACCGTAATAG GTGATACGCTCAACATACCCGACTCTGTTATGGGTCTCACAATACTCTCCGCCGGCATGAGTGTACCGGAAGCTGTCTCCAGCATTATTGTCACCAAACAGGGACTTGGCGCTATGGGCATCAGTAATGCAATTGGTTCGAATACCTTCGACATTTTACTCTGCCTCAGCGTGCCTTGGTTTATCAAGGCATATTTCCTACCCAATCACCCGGATGAAATGTGGGTTGCGCCCAATTCGAATGGACTTACATATTCAGTCAGCTTTCTACTTGCGTCTGTTGTTTGTCTCTTTCTAACATTACTCTTAAATCGTTTTAAATTGGATCGTAAAGTGGGCTTAATATGCGCCGTTTTATATGTCTGTTTCATTGTTTGTGCGGCACTCATCGAACTCAATGTATTCTTTCCGGTTAATCTACCTGTGTGTGAGCACTGA